The Lolium rigidum isolate FL_2022 chromosome 1, APGP_CSIRO_Lrig_0.1, whole genome shotgun sequence region gggccacatgccacatcaccgtctatgggccacccgggcttgccggatctaggcactgtcgatggtacacccatgaagtatacccacaacagtagcccccagagttctccgagtttcgcctgcagtttccgccatgctaGCACCTTATGGTCTCCGGCattgttggtaacgcggagaaatttgaagaactccaactttaccttttcttttttcccaacctttagtcggaaaatctccccatcctgcgggacttcatccatcgacaatttaaaacatgtctccgggttactcccctgcttgtGAATGAGAATTACTTATCTTTACGcttttacccggaatcttaatagACTCAAACGGtttcgccaattctggcgccattttcgcgcgatttgaacggtaacttatccttagccatttttaccgtttagggtttggacacatgtcacgcatccaacggcgcgacgcttgcgttccgaccacaggatgcggagcacaaaTCTCCTCctctcggcctataaatatccatcgTCAACCCTAAACTTCCCATTCACCCCCTCTTTCACCTCTCTGCGAAGCACCGCccgcgagctcctcctccgccgtgccgaagtctgccggaaaactcgccggagtttcgccggagtgGTTTCACCACCACGCAGTTCATCGAGTTCTTAACTTCGACGAGCCACCGCGCACAAACCTCGCCGCCGGTGACTCCGATCACCGCGGAAGCCATTACGGTAAGTTCTCGAGCTTCGTCCTTTCGCcgcagttggtagggatgaacctGGGATTTAACATAGGATCCGACTAAAACagttttcatcatcatcatcctatcAGATGTCTTCTTCGACTCCACCTCCCGCTTCCGAACCAATTATGGCgacgcccatctcctccgcccctcctccattTGTCCCAGTTCGGCTGGAGTCCTCAAAGGATTCCGACAAGAATATCGAGGGCACCTCTGCTAACCCAGAAAACATCATGGGCACAGAGCAAACGGAGAAGAAGGCGGAAGAGGCAGCCGCCAAGAAATCTAAGGCTCGTCAATGAGACAATGAGtctaagggaaaatggtggctctgcaccaccaccgacgcggagctctccaacctcgaggcggaggggatTCATTAAACCCGGATCCTGGCGGACACTTCCGGGTGCCCCCACTCCTGCTCCCAAAGACGGAGAGATGGTGGTGACGAAGGCGCtagtggagcgcggattctcCTTTCCGCCATCTGATTTCTTTTCAGAAATCTTGAAGacctatgggctccagccccacaatatTTCCCCGAATTCCGTCTTGGCGATCAGCAACCACGTGAcgctctgcgagggccatctccgggtagctCCTGACCTTGCTCTGTTTCAGTACTACTTCTCCGTGAAAAAGGAGAAGATTCCCAAAGCTTCCGAGCTGGCTACCTGCGGATCAATCACTTTCATGCTCCGCCCCGGTCGCGTTTACCCTCCAACTgatcgccacgaatccgcgcgatactggtcagggggtttcttctatctgaaggacgtctccgacccggcgagcgagaGGGTGCTGCCACCTTTTAAGAACAGCCCCGCCAGCGAGGATCCGGCCTGGACGCAATGTCCTCATCTCTCCGAGTCACCTCAGCTGACTCGGatggttaggcggatctgcaagctgacagAGGAGGGTCTGACGGGGAAGGACCTTACCATGtcctggtttaccaagcggatccaacctcttcaacacagggaccgcctgatgttccagtacacgggGCGCGATGATCCTATGCGTGCgtccaaggacaacctctccgccgacgccatcgacaagcggatccgactgttgatcaagattccgcgtgatcttcacgttcacgtgtgtaacaaggacatccacaccaacggttccgggaccgcggtatgttNNNNNNNNNNNNNNNNNNNNNNNNNNNNNNNNNNNNNNNNNNNNNNNNNNNNNNNNNNNNNNNNNNNNNNNNNNNNNNNNNNNNNNNNNNNNNNNNNNNNAGAGGGGttaagtttttttgtttttgctttttgagAGTGAGGGGGTTAATTTCAAGGTGGGTTGAATCTTAGTAGCTCAGGCTAACATGTCAaaattttgtttttaaataacTTTTCGCATATAAACAAGTGGATTCAGGGTAAAAGAAACCAAAGCAGTACTGAAAACCATTGTAAGATTGTTAGGCCTTCATAATGGGTCGATGTGGTAAGCATGTATTGTCTCATTCCTTGACCTCTTACAATGAATAATTCTGAAAGCAACATCTTAATAGTATTGATGCGACTTTGCAATCCAGTATCTAAATCCTTTTTTCTGCACTATGATAACAATGTGCAGCAGATAGGATCGATGAACACACCATCACTTTGACGTTTTCACATGTCAATCAGCCATAAAGTTCGATGGAGAAAAGTGCTGAAAATAAAAAACCATGTTTGATGGAGTAATATACCAGATGAACAACGCCCTTGTCAGTGATCCCGGCCAATCCCCAGAGCGAGACGGAGGTGAGATTGCCGACGCAAGCCGCGGACGAAATCTCGAGCAGCCCCCGGTCGCTGATGTGGCATCCCCAGCAGCTTCGTGAACTCCAAGAACGGGCGGAGAGGGTTAGGGAAAAAATCATAGAGACGCAGCGAGAGAGCTGTAATAGGTGTTTGTTTGATTGTTCGGGGTGATCGGTGGATGAACTCACATGTCGAGGTCGCGGAGGTTGATGGCGGCGCGGACGAGGCGCGCGGTGGAGTCGTCGCCGGTGCGCTGCCCCGCGAAGctcagccgccgccgcgtcgccagcgagCGTCCCACCGCGCGGCGCCACCGCCGGCTCACTCCGCCGGCCCTGACGACCGAAGCAAATTAGAGCGAGCCAATTCAAGCTTCGCATCATCCAACAAGCAGAAGCGGGCATGGGAATTGAATCAAGGCGCGCGCGCTGTCTTAGTTCTTACATGGCGAGGTCGTGGAAGGTTGGGAGGAGCGAGAGGACGTGGGCGAGGAGGTCGGCGGGGAGGCGCTCGACGTgcggctcctcctccgccgcggccaCCATCGGCGCGTCGCCGTCCATTTTTTGGCGCGGTTGCTTCTGGAGCTCGCTCTGTTCCTCCTCTATGCTCTCTCGCAGGTCGCGCGGAGAAAAGCAAGAAGGGTTATACTAGCGGCGGCGACATCCCGAAAGCTCACGTGAAGATGATGCGGGCGGGAAGGCGACGCGACGTGCGAGTATATGGACGCGATCGAAGCGGGGCGCGCTAGCTCTCGCTTGGATTTTTGCTCCTGCACGGTTGGAGCTGGGGGACCTTTGCTTGCGGTTGAGGGGTCGGCCGGATTGTTCGTGTGGACGGCGTGGCGCCGTGCAGCTGCCCTGCTCGGGACGTTTCAAAAACATCAAtaaattgcttttttttttctagaaacacagtacaaacacacGCGCTCATATACATGCGCATACACTTACCCCTATAAACGCACACAtgtacaccctacccctatgagcacctccggaagactaagccgggattggatcttgaaaaattgacgaagtcaccacaggcgtctcgctgtcgacgggagcatcgcctcccactaaatgaatattccacctttatgagacacacagatgtcaaatctggaatttgaactctggtgggctgggggtacaaccaccatcctaaccacccaacgtcaggttggttctcaaaaaCATCAATAAATTGCTGATAGGTGCTTAGACTAGGACTGCAACTGTACACCATGAAAACTTAGGGAACCACGAAGAACATGGTGTTTCTACCGTAGATTTGCCGCTACAAGATTCGCGTTGTGATGTTTCATCAAGTATTTGTTGAATGTAGataggctgcagcccagtaagacaGCCTACAATTTCAAAAATCTTAAGACCATGTACTATGTTGTAAAAAAGCGAACCATGGAGACCTATGCGTCGGTTCCATACATAGCAGGGCATCGCAGCATGCAATCTGACAAGAAAAGCGAATCAAGTAGTTGGTTCGGTTCCAAGGAATCCACATGCAGGTTTGGCCCACATGATAGGGAGAGAACTAGGGAAAGAAAAGCTGACAGAGAAACGCATGCATGTAGTGCGGGCCAAAAAAATAAAGCGAATCATACATACCAGCTGAACACCACCGGTTCCTAAATCTGACACAATTTCCTTTGAATCGAACACACATAGTACATGGCCTAAGgcacatcacgttggcagctaggAGACAACCTTGGAGGTCAAAGTTAAgttccacattgctagttgggagggcGTTGGAATGGTATATGAGGGCTActcttctagtccttccaagtgagtgagaagagaatgggccctcgcacactcctcctcctccgcccgccccgcctcgtcacgcacgcacgtcgcgtttcgtgactcgagttcgagacacCTTTTGGGAAGCCATGCTCGCCGTGTGTCCCTTGCTTTCTACAAGTGGCAACGCGGTCGGTCGGCTCTCCCCCAGACTATACCAGGAGACAGAACAGATCTAGCTTGCTCTCTCTGAGAAGTTTCTAGTCTGCCTCTCTTACGAAAAGTTTCTTTTGCTGTGCTGCTCTCTAGTCTTccacatcccggcgactgcgttcacagccgtccgggagagcaggcctctgaAACCCCGTTCGTCAAGATCCTGCATCGGGAGgcatctcggcgcgactgctcgctgctgttcgtgttcttcttcaccggttcgactgcttccttgacaaatccgactacaccatgggcgacatcaacgatggccatggtggtggtgctgctgctggtgcgaccttcctagTCGCGATGTATGTGATTTTCCTCTCATATCTTGCACTTCTACTTATtctatgttcagatctgatgcatgtgcttagtctgatgtgtgcggtttgaactgctccatagcatacagttcacctccggcatcggctgcACCGAACAGATCCTTCCTATTTcagatgtgcagataagcatcaatcaacttgtctccaagcacacttaggacaaCACCCACAAAGACTACGGTGGCCTCCCCGAATGCTTTATCCTCATCAGGAGTAAGCGAACCTCTGGGAGTACCATCTGTAAATCGGTGCATGCCCATAACAGTGAATCACAAGAGGATCTtagtctgccatctcttgaaatgagaatccACAAACGGACTCGGTTTGAGCGTAACAGTAAAACCaaacggtgaaaattgcctaagcatataaggtttttggattgttagattattaggcaatttctgagtgggcttaattaccgaaaacaacattaTAGAAGCATTAGCAAACTTGACTGcataatggttgagaaccgatctgtagtggaacaggctcatgagattaaGATCCTGGTAAAgaaacttgagctcctcaagtctgtgctaccggacaagtttgtcgggTGATGCATTGTCGCTTCCCcgtcgtggaggaactttgccagttCTCTGAAACATCAAAGGCATGAattctctgttgagaatatcattggctctctggatgttgaggagaaggcgaggacaaaagacaaacacactggaggaactgAGGGACGTTCTGCGGCCAATATGGTgcggaaaaatgcccacaagtccaagaaaaagaacaagtgagtctcccagactaccaacttcaagaaaaaggggaaaacggagaataAAGATCCTTGTTGGGTGTGTGGCAAGATGTGCTATTGGGATCATcgttgtctgatacgtctccgacgtatcgataatttcttatgttccatgccacattattgatgatatctacatgttttatgcacattatatgtcatatttatgcgttttccggaactaacctattgacgagatgccgaagggccagttcctgttttctgttgtttttggttccagaaatcctagtaaggaaatattctcggaatcggacgaaatcaagacccaggttcctatttttctacgaagcttccagaacacccgggaaggaccagaggagggccacaggcccaccaggccataggccggcgcggcctgggtgtggcccgtgccaccctatggtgtcgccgcctcttcgaccctctgacgccgcctcttcgcctataagaagcccctcgacctaaaaccacgagacgaaaaaaaccacggtacgagaaaccttccagagccgccgccatcgcgaagccaagatctgggggacaggagtctctgttccggcacgccgccgggacggagaagtgcccccggaaggcttctccatcgacaccaccgccatcttcatcaatgctgctgtctcccatgaggagggagtagttctccatcgaggctcggggctgtaccgtagctatgtggttaatctctctcctatgtactccaatacaatgatctcgtgaattgctttgcatgattgagatccatatgatgagctttgtatcgctactagtttatgtgctactcatgtgatgttattaaagtggtctattcctcctgcatggtgtaaaggtgactagtgtgtgcaccgtgtggttcttgtcgtaggctatgatcatgatctcttgtagattgtggagttaattatcattatgatagtattgatgtgatctattcctccttcatagtgtaatgtggacgagtgtgtgcactatgttagttcttggtttattttgcaatgatctattatgctctaaggttatttaaatatgaacattgaattgtggagcttgttaactccggcattgagggttcgtgtaatcctacgcaatgtgttcatcatccaacaaaagagtgtatgtagcgcataagagaaagagttatttattatgcgatcaatgttgagagtgtccactagtgaaagtatgatccctaggccttgtttccaagaatcgaatctccgtttatttatcgttcgttgcatgtttactcgctgccatattttattcagattgctattaccactcatatacatccatactacttgtatttcactatctcttcgccgaactagtgcacctattaggtgtgttggggacacaagagacttcttgctttgtggttgcagggttgcatgagagggatatctttgacctcttcctccctgagttcgataaaccttgggtgatccacttaagggaaagttgctgctgttctacaaacctctgctcttggaggcacaacactgtctacaagaatagaagctcccgtagacatcaagctattttcacggcgccgttgccgggaggtaaggtaaaaggtattcacatcctccgactactaagctatttcctagcactcgttgccggtgtgtgagtgctcgaagctatttcctttagatcccgcaattgcatctttttgtttcttgttttcactagttaggcataatggaaaacaacaaaaaatttggtgagctttttaatctttttcctaatttagaattgtttgatgcgaaaattaaaaaacctatggaaccttatttgcatgatagtagcaatgttattagtacgaatgcaattacttgctaatgctatggagaagtctaagcttggggaagctagtttttgtgatctttttagcttcccatctttaggggagaaaatttgctctgataatactttatctcccgtatgcgataactctaatgatgcttgtgatattttaaatgcacctactgaaagtattccatataaaatacctatgaaaattattgaacatgttatggataaccgctatgaaggggatggaactgtccatcctggagatcatttactgtttttgcatgaattatgcgggttattcaagtgtgcaggtatctctatggatgaagtgaagaagaaattattctctatgtcgttgtctggtaaagcggcgcattggcataaactgttgaaggatgagcattctcttgattggaaggatattgtgcctctattttattctaaattctatcctccaagtgaaattcacaaagaccgaaaccgaatatataatttctggcctcataatggagagagtattgcccaagcatgggagagattgaagtctttaatgctcaaatgccccaatcatgagcttccgggtaatatcatcattgataatttctatgcaagactttcttttcaagataagaccttgcttggatactacttgttctggatcattcacgcgcaacaaagaagagcttAAAAggaaccttcttgatcggattaaggagaatgctgaagattgggagaacgacaaaggtaaagagtcaggtataaattatgattatgaatgcattgaaacttttatggataccgataaatttcgaaatatgagtgctacctatggtcttgactctcaagttgctgcaaatctttataaagcctttgcttctcattttgaattgcccaaaaagaattttgataagtatcatgaaccttttaaagaggcttgcatgaataatgaaattgttgttaattattgcaataagcatgctcaaactcctaagaatgctatttcctataagcatgttaatttttgtggaatacatagaccttgtggaattaatcaaatcaaagatgaatattgtatccatcatgctaatgaaaaaactagaaagtggtttagggctctagatgatcttggtaaaaaagtttgtgccctctatccttttatttgtgaagtttgccatgaagtgggtcattttaatttgcaatgcccctccaatgatagtttgaacccaatgagtgctgcaaatttgtattgtgatgatgaaattactcctaatcagcatgatgaacttactttatttttggggtgtgaagaactgtcgagaaaaatctctttgttacatatgagtgatcttgatattgatgatgtcctgcatgggtgtttttcttattgcattgataatagccatacaaatacttacatacaaaatattttagaagatgacaccttgccaaaatatgataggaccgctgtgtgttttcaactaattaatgaaaaggagggatcctcccaagtttcttctattgtttatgaaagtaaatcaggttatgcggacaagccacccttcaagcctcttcctcctaaagaagggaacgaggagaaggaagagaagaagaagaagaagaagaagaagaagaagaagaagaagaagaagaagggaacgaagaagaagaagaagaagaagaagaagaagaagaagaagaagaagaagaaggagaatgagaataaaaagaaagaggtaacggcgtatccccgcgtgaatgagataacgctaggtaaccgtaagtatgttgctcctaatgattattatgataatgaatctgaatacgatgatcttcctatgccctttacatacattagtgatcatgatttgaatgagcacactatttttgatattgcaaatctctgggaaactaattctgaaaatgataatgataataattgccatagtgttagtgctatccatgcttcctcccataatgatatagaaagctctaagcttggggaagaggtgtttgaaaatccctttgctactgatcattatgtgtttgatacatctccttctaataacaatgatggtgtggacacagataaaccgactgtgaaagataactattctattgatgacactgtgcctccgatctttgatgattattataaagaatgctatgatataggttataactatccttatgaaacttgtcatagtcatgattggattaccaaaaacaattcccttaatatgcaacttgtttaccatgttcaaattcttgataataatcttgctccaattactattagtgagaagaactcttcttatgccaaaattaatgatacttctatgcatatgaaccatgataagaatgttttaagtgatgggtatattgtggatttcatcaatgatgctactaaaagctattatgagagaggtaaatatggttatatgcaccttcataatattaagtttcccctctttatgttgagaatcttgaagttactcgtgttttatcctcttatgcttgtcagtttgttcttcatgaattcatttgtgtacaagactcctcttcataggaagcatgttagacttaaatgtgttttggatttgcttcttgatgctctctttttgctccaaatactatttcctgcgagcgcaacattaaagctcgttgagcccatcttaatggctataaagaaagaacttcttgggagataacccatgtgttattttgctacagtactttgttttatatttgtgccttggaagttgtttactactgtagcaacctctccttatcttagttttgtgttttgttgtgccaagtaaagtcgttgatagaaaggttgatactagatttggattactgcgcagaaacagatttcttcgctgtcacgaatctgggtctaattctctgtaggtaactcagaaaattatgccaatttacgtgagtgatcctcagatatgtacgcaactttcattcaatttgggcattttcatttgagcaagtctggtgcctcaataaaatccatctttacggactgttctgttttgacagattctaccttttatttcgcattgcctcttttgctatgttggatgaatttctttgatccattaatgttcagtagctttatgcaatgtccagaagtgttaagaatgattgtgtcacctctgaacatgttaatttttattgtgcactaaccctctaatgagttgtttcgagcttggtgtggaggaagttttcaagggtcaagagaggaggatgatattgttatcaccagaatttgaccgagtcagaggtgggccgcgatcaagatagacttGAAGAAATATAAATAGAagaagtacgtgaatcggccttttataccaagttgggcttaattgcccgtgtatctgtaaaatattagattgcatcttagtttagaagttagaatcttactcgtgcacggtttggtgcacgcccacattagaaagtcccttggactataaatatgtatctagggtttatggaataaacaacaaccaacgttcaaccacaaacaaatctcggcgcatcgccaaccccttcgtctcgagagtttctaccggtaagtatcatgctgcctagatcgcatcttgcgatctaggcagcactaagcttgcccacgttgttcatgcgttgctcgtcatcgaagcctttttgatggcgagcaacgtagttatcttagacatgttagggttatagcattgttcttcatattacatgctttcgtagtgcaacccttgcatgtctagccgcccttacacctatcttaggtgtaggggcggcaccccgcttgatcatagtttagtagatctgatccgttgcgattactccttgttctacaaggattagtttaatatctgcaatagttaggccttacaaaggggggaggatccagcggcacgtagggtgtcgttcgttggccctaagcaggatgttccggggatcaacctcgtgttggtttttaggccttgtttaggatcggcttacgatcaccgtgtgtggccgcgaggcccaacctggagtaggacgatccgattatgcggtgaaaaccctacatcgtcgtagatctcattagctttaccttgatcaagcaggaccaccatatattcggacacctcgtccgaatcatgggtggatcggctctttgagccgattcacgggataactcgagagccgatcgaggctcgtatttaacgtttacgtgtgtgccctgcgaggaaactaagcgaggcatcatccacaccttcccgaccaggtataggtcaggtggcacgcccttgtgataaacatcggtgcgtgcgaccggggaggctttgcgggc contains the following coding sequences:
- the LOC124669905 gene encoding F-box protein At5g67140-like (The sequence of the model RefSeq protein was modified relative to this genomic sequence to represent the inferred CDS: added 303 bases not found in genome assembly), which codes for MDGDAPMVAAAEEEPHVERLPADLLAHVLSLLPTFHDLAMAGGVSRRWRRAVGRSLATRRRLSFAGQRTGDDSTARLVRAAINLRDLDISRSCWGCHISDRGLLEISSAACVGNLTSVSLWGLAGITDKGVVHLVSRARSLQHLNIGGTFITDESLYAVANSCPNLKSIILWSCRHVTEAGLVALVNKCPELECINVGGMRVSPESFAGLLSISPALRIRSIPQILNADVVQVA